CAACGACGGGATTCCCGAATGTTTGGAAACCCTTGCCGAAGAATGGCAATACTGACATTCAATCTTATTGTCCCCTGCGTGAATTTTATGCGAATAATGAATGGGTTGAATTGGGGCATATCCCTGGTCAATACCTATTTGGGACATCCACGCAAAAGCACCATAGGCACTGGCCAATAAAAAGACCACCACCGTGCAGAAAACCAAAAACTGGTTCTGGGCAAAAGCTTTCCAAATGGGTATACGTCCGCCGTCCAATTCTTCGGCCAATTGCACCCCATTGGCTTCGGCAATTCTTCTTAGCGTGCGATTGACCAAAAACAACATCACCACCAAGAGCGCAAAAACAACGGCCAACGCCCCAAGGATCATTTCATTGGATATTCCACTTGCATTACCACCATCCCCATCGGTATCGGCCACGGCAGTAGCAGCGGCGGCAGGTGCTGGAGGTGGAGCCGCAGTATAGGCAAGTATGTCGTCAATATCCGCGTTTGATAAGGTTGGGAAGGCTGTCATTGCCGCTTGGTTGTATTCATTGTAAATACGCACGGCATAGGCATCCCCTGCAGCAATCATCCCGGCACTATTCTTTATCCAAGCATACAACCATTCCTTGTCCAAGCCTTCTTCTTCGGCCAACCGACTTTCCACATTGGCCAAGGCCGGTCCGGTCATCTTGCGGTTCAAAGCATGACAGGCGGCACAGTTTTGATTGAACAACTGTTTGCCCTTTACGGGGTCACCACCCAAATCGGCCGTCTGCTCTTCAGCAACAGGTTCGGCAGTGGACTCTTCTTGCGCAAAAGTGGGAATGGAAAAAAGTTGGGAAATCAGCAGTAAACTTAGACCAAAAACTTTCGTCAATTGAACTCGGTCAAAAACCTTTTTCATCATAATATACTTGCTATCAAAATTTTGGCACGGATTTGGCGTTGATACTGTAAATGTTAGCACCACCGTTGCTCAAATTGCGAACAAAAATACGACACTACAAGCTTTTTTTAAATGTTAAAGGATTCTTACAACATAATTTATAACTATTCTAAATAGCAATTTTCAGAAATGTTTAACCTTCATTATTTTACTTTTGCAAAACGCGATTTTTGCTGTATATTTTAAGACTATGAAAGCACCTGTATTTACTTTATTTTTCATGTGTATTGCCGTATACATCCACGCACAGGAAGGAGTGGTCACTATTGAACAAGATCCGAGGATTGAGCAATTGGTCAGAGTATACAATAAGGTAAATTCCAATAAGGGATTCTATCAGATACAGGTTGGTTTTGGGAGCTATGAAAAAGCACAGAACCTTAAATCCCAGGTGGACATAGATTTCCCGGGGTGGTATTCAAAAATCGAGTTTCAAGAACCTACTTACCGTGTGCGTTTGGGCAAGTTTCAAGACCCATTGGAAGCTGAAAGACGATTTATCGAAGTCCGAAAAAAGTATCCAAGCGCCATGCTCTTAAAACCGGAAAGCGATTCCAAATAAAATTTGGAGCTTCCGTTACCACGTTTCCTACAGTTTTTTCTTCACCGCAACTTCCTGGAAGGATTCTACAATATCCCCAATTCGGATATCATTGTAGTTCTTGATCTGTAATCCGCAGTCATATCCTTTGGATACCTCCTTGACATCGTCCTTGAATCGTTTAAGGGAAGCCAACTCCCCATTAAAGACGACAACCCCATCCCTGATCAAACGGATCTTGGAGTTCCTGAAGATTTTTCCACTGGTCACCATACAACCGGCGATGGTACCAATTTTGGATATTTTAAAGGTTTCCCTTATTTCTGCATTACCGGTGATTTCCTCTTTCATTTCAGGGGAAAGCATACCTTCCATGGCATCCTTAAGGTCATTGATCGCATCATAGATAATGGAATAGGTGCGGATATCTATTTCCTCTTTATCCGCTACCGTACGGGCATTGCCCATTGGCCTTACGTTGAACCCAATGATAATGGCATCCGAAGCACTTGCCAGCAGCACATCGGATTCCGTAATGGCACCCACACCCTTATGGATAATATTTACCTGGATCTCATCTGTGGACAGTTTTTGGAAGGAATCCGTCAATGCCTCAACGGAACCATCCACGTCCCCTTTAAGGATGATGTTCAGTTCCTTGAAGTCCCCAAGGGCAATTCGTCTTCCAATTTCATCCAGTGTAATGTGACGTTGCGTACGAACGGTCTGTTCCCGTTGCAACTGGGAACGTTTTGTAGCAATCTGTTTTGCCTCACGTTCATCATCCAATACATTGAACTTATCCCCTGCCTGGGGCGCACCATCCAATCCAAGAATGGAAATGGGTGTTGCGGGCCCTGCCTTTTTTATATTTTTTCCACGCTCGTCCTGCATTGCCTTCACCTTACCACTGCAGGTACCGGCAAGAACATAATCCCCAATTTCCAGTGTTCCGTTCTGGACCAATATGGTGGAGACATAACCCCTACCTTTATCCAGGAACGCTTCAACCACGGTTCCGGCCGCAAGTCTATTGGGATTGGCCTGCAATTCCAACAGTTCAGCCTCGAGCAACACCTTTTCCAGGAGTTCTTTTACCCCTTGTCCGGTTTTTGCAGAAATGTCATGGGATTGAATTTTACCCCCCCAGTCCTCTACCAAAAGGTTCATGCCCGCAAGACCTTCCTTGATTTTATCCGGATTGGCCGTGGGCTTATCAATTTTGTTTATGGCAAACACAATGGGCACTCCAGCGGCTTGAGCATGGCTAATTGCCTCTTTGGTCTGTGGCATGATATCGTCATCCGCAGCTACCACAATAATGGCAATATCCGTCACCTGTGCTCCCCTGGCCCGCATAGCCGTAAAAGCTTCGTGACCGGGTGTATCCAGGAACGTAATTTTTTGCCCGGAAGCAAGTGTCACCCCATAGGCCCCAATGTGCTGTGTAATACCACCGCTTTCACCTGCAATTACATTTTCTTCACGTATGTAATCCAGTAAGGAGGTTTTACCATGGTCTACGTGACCCATTACCGTAACGATCGGTGCCCGTGATTCCAAATCCTCCGGAGCATCCTGTTCAATTTCGATGGACTCTTCGATCTCAGCGGTAACAAACTCCACCTCGTACCCAAACTCTTCTGCAACGATGGACAATGTTTCGGCATCCAAACGCTGGTTCATGGTCACCATCATTCCCAAGGACATACAGGCCGAGATAATTTCAGTAGTGGAGACATCCATCATAGTGGCCACCTCATTTACGGTGACGAACTCGGTAACCTTTAATAGTTTACTTTCCTTTTCC
The sequence above is a segment of the Muricauda sp. SCSIO 64092 genome. Coding sequences within it:
- a CDS encoding c-type cytochrome; amino-acid sequence: MKKVFDRVQLTKVFGLSLLLISQLFSIPTFAQEESTAEPVAEEQTADLGGDPVKGKQLFNQNCAACHALNRKMTGPALANVESRLAEEEGLDKEWLYAWIKNSAGMIAAGDAYAVRIYNEYNQAAMTAFPTLSNADIDDILAYTAAPPPAPAAAATAVADTDGDGGNASGISNEMILGALAVVFALLVVMLFLVNRTLRRIAEANGVQLAEELDGGRIPIWKAFAQNQFLVFCTVVVFLLASAYGAFAWMSQIGIDQGYAPIQPIHYSHKIHAGDNKIECQYCHSSARVSKHSGIPSLNVCMNCHKSIYEYKGNPEGPSAEDLANGYTNEFYTNEIKKLYKAVGWDEENQRYTGESQPVEWVRIHNLPDFAYFNHAQHVTAGNIECQTCHGPVEEMEIMYQYSPLTMGWCINCHRETEVQVADNGYYKKIHEELSKKYGVEKLTAAQMGGLECGKCHY
- the infB gene encoding translation initiation factor IF-2, giving the protein MADNPTIRLNKVLRELNISLDRAVDYLVSKGHEIEARPTTKITNEVYQVLLDEFQTDASKKAASQEVAEEKLKEKEELRLQMEREQEERRLARERKQAASEQVIKGKVELAGPKTVGKIDLDKKPEPPKPKEEPVVKKEEPKPVKVVEEKKVEEKPAVPEEPKEPETITTQYKKLTGPKLTGAKIDLSQFNKPKKKKEESKPNNTGPGSPSDRKKRRKRIISKNDASGPGGNRGRNGNRKGGQRQTVAKVEPTEEEIQKQVRETLEKLQGKTNKGKGAKYRREKRDLHRQQSEKELEQQEKESKLLKVTEFVTVNEVATMMDVSTTEIISACMSLGMMVTMNQRLDAETLSIVAEEFGYEVEFVTAEIEESIEIEQDAPEDLESRAPIVTVMGHVDHGKTSLLDYIREENVIAGESGGITQHIGAYGVTLASGQKITFLDTPGHEAFTAMRARGAQVTDIAIIVVAADDDIMPQTKEAISHAQAAGVPIVFAINKIDKPTANPDKIKEGLAGMNLLVEDWGGKIQSHDISAKTGQGVKELLEKVLLEAELLELQANPNRLAAGTVVEAFLDKGRGYVSTILVQNGTLEIGDYVLAGTCSGKVKAMQDERGKNIKKAGPATPISILGLDGAPQAGDKFNVLDDEREAKQIATKRSQLQREQTVRTQRHITLDEIGRRIALGDFKELNIILKGDVDGSVEALTDSFQKLSTDEIQVNIIHKGVGAITESDVLLASASDAIIIGFNVRPMGNARTVADKEEIDIRTYSIIYDAINDLKDAMEGMLSPEMKEEITGNAEIRETFKISKIGTIAGCMVTSGKIFRNSKIRLIRDGVVVFNGELASLKRFKDDVKEVSKGYDCGLQIKNYNDIRIGDIVESFQEVAVKKKL
- a CDS encoding SPOR domain-containing protein, encoding MKAPVFTLFFMCIAVYIHAQEGVVTIEQDPRIEQLVRVYNKVNSNKGFYQIQVGFGSYEKAQNLKSQVDIDFPGWYSKIEFQEPTYRVRLGKFQDPLEAERRFIEVRKKYPSAMLLKPESDSK